A segment of the Populus alba chromosome 9, ASM523922v2, whole genome shotgun sequence genome:
GGACTTTAGAGgggttcttttttatttctaaattagTCCTAGAAATCGAGAAGTGTGTTCCGTCCAAGGCCACTATTTCTCATCAATTATATAACTTTCTTGTAATTAAGATTTCAAAATagagttttaaattatatttatgaaaaactatgatatgttgattaattaaatatttgtaagaATATAATACAtggataaataattaataatgaataTGAAAAACTAGTTAGgagtatatataaaaaggaattaCTCAAATATATATCTGAAGTTTTACTCTCAtcgtgattaatttttattataatattaatgctTATGAAGGAGGGAGGAGAAGGATATTTCTTTAGCCTGataatttctaaataattatacaaaaaaggAAGAGTGCATGTACGACTTTTTCTTGTCTtggattgaaaaaattattaactaccAAAGTTGAGGCCAGTTAGTTATACACAAACACACACCAAGTACTTAGTCCATGGTTTGGAAAATGTCGCAATTTAAAGGCCTGTAGCTATCATCTCATCTGCTGTTGAATTTCTTCTTCAGAAGACTTAGGGATGCCTTTGAAAAATGTAGAGAGGGAGAGGGTGAAGTTTTGATTTAGGGCAtcaaaaaaacttgaagatgGAAAGTTCTATCTGGCTTTGCTAATATTTATGACGGGGCAGTGTACTAGTTTGAAACTCATTGAACTTGTCTTTCATTTTGAcctgtgtgtgtatatattttccGAAAGAGAATAAGGActcttattaatttattattattattattattttctgtcTACACCCCAGGTCCATTATTAAAAGGCACGAGCAGACCTCCCCCAGTTTCTGTAGGAAGTGAGACCTTTTGGGGTTCCTTACAGTAGAGAGGATATCCAAGACAGGAgatcttgagagagagagagagagagagagagagatgggaagGGCTCCTTGTTGTGACAAGGCAAATGTGAAGAAGGGACCATGGTCACCAGAAGAAGACTCGAAGCTTAAAGAGTACATAGAGAAATATGGGACTGGTGGCAACTGGATTGCTCTACCTCAGAAAGCTGGTAAGATAAACTCGAACAATTAGGAACAAACcatttcatctctctctctaatgGTGTTGCTTTGACATGGTTTTGGTGATTTTGATGATCAGGGCTGAAGAGATGTGGCAAGAGTTGTAGATTGAGATGGCTAAACTATCTGAGGCCCAACATTAAACATGGTGAATTCTCTGACGAGGAGGACAGGGTGATCTGCAGCCTGTTTGCAAACATTGGAAGCAGGTGCATTAGTTTCCATTTTAAAACAACTTCTTgacatttctttttgtttgtttgtcttttgttttgatcCATAATTTCTACTCTAATTAcacaaattatttgtttttatctcttCGTATGTGAgtgctttttctttctctttctcttttccatcaGTATCATCTGTCATGTGATGAAATGATATTGAGGccatttttctaaaaatagccagggaaggaaaaggaaacaaagagaaaattataggttgtttttccttttaaattaataaaaccatcttgcaaaaatcaagaataattttcttgttttggataATTTCTGTGCATGCATGCCTAGTTTGGATCCAAAATCAATACCTCCTTACAGCTGTGAAGTGCATACTTAAGACTTCAATTCTTATGCAACCTCTTCTTCTTTAACATGCAATTTGCAGATGGTCAATAATAGCTGCTCAGCTACCAGGAAGGACCGACAATGATATCAAGAATTACTGGAACACCAAGCTCAAGAAGAAACTCATGGCCATGGCTCCTCAATCTCAAAGAAAAACCCCACCATTCCCATCTTCAGATCAAACCGATCCACCATTACCATCTCATTCACTGTTATCAATCTATAAAGACTCTGGTGACTCTTTCTCTTATTACTCCCAGAACAAATCTTTCACTGGCTTTGATCCCATTTCACAAATTCCATCCAGTTTCTTAAGCAACAACAGTGTTTCTTTTGCCACAAACTCTTTACTTTTCCAACCCACCAGCCAAGAGGGACTGTTCAGTCCCATGCAATACTATCATCCAGCTGTGAAAGACAATTTCTTGGTGTTTGGTAGTGAAGCAAGTTGCAGTTCTAATTCTGATGGGAGTTGCGGCCAGATAAGCTATGGCAGATATGAGATCAAGCAAGAAGATATGGGATTTCACAGCTTGATGTCAAATAATGGGTATGAAAATTATCAGAACCAAAAGTTCATGCTAAGTTATGGCAACCACGGAGTTGAAAATCTGAATCAATGGGTAGAGAAGCCAAATGGAAATACTGGAGAAACCCCATCGGACTATGACATCGTTGAGGACGTCAAGCAACTGATTAGCAGCagcagtaataataatattaatccgTGTAATGACAGCCTGCTCATTGATGAAAACAAGACGCAAGAGAAGGTCATGTACTACTACTAAATGAAATGATATGTATGGACTGACTGGAAGTAGAATCAAGAAAGATTTGACGGGGTAAGGTGGAGAGATTTCAGACAAGACTTTGAGTTCCTGGAGGATCGTGTTGTTTCCTCTGATGATTATATGTAACATTTCTTCTTTTGACAGTACATTGTTTTGtaaagttttccttttctttctattttttccttGTGCTTTTTATGGTAGGGTGATAGATCTAGCTTTCTAGTGGACGATGATGATCATAGTTATGTGTTAATTTGTACGGTCTCTCAGTCACATTTAAGAGTTATAaaactagcaaaaaaaaaaaaaagtatattaaagtaataagttttttagatgtttttaattatttatatcagTAACTCACTCGAaaccattgaaaaatattaatttaatattttttcatgctaGCAAAATGCAACCTTTTCAGCAAACAACCATGCATTGCACTTCTCCCTTGGTAAAACTTAATCTCGTTTTGATATCTAACTTCAAAGAATATGGGCAGTGGGTTTTGAGCACCCTCTACTTTTGATTTCCATATGCGTCAGTGGTAATGCTATAAATAATGAAtatgtaattatattattagagatTTGATGACCAAACGATTACAAGTTTAAATCTCAttattcctatttatttgataaaaattaaatataaaataataaaatatatacaagtttcaagtttaaagggCTTTTATTAGAAGATATCTGTtacagaataatataaattatatcttgaaacttTATCTTAAACTTCTGCATTGAGAtgattgtttaataaattttatctttaaaaatatgatttttatttatgatgtcTGAAGGGGTAATTGCGGTGATCACTATAGATTGTGCACTTCTTTTTGCCAGGGATTTTGATCGAAGAGCCCAAatatcttatagtattaaaGAGCGAGCTAAGGTCTgactataaatttttaaaacaaggaAAGATGGTGGTGGAGATTTTGGAATTTTGTGGAGGCAGAAGCTTTAAAAATGGTGTAATAAATTATCATGATCTCAGTCTTTCCTTACACAACCCCCGTTTATTTATCTTTGCATGGTCCcgtcttttttatttctatacgCACTTATTGTAATGAGACATATATAGCTAccatttcttttcaatataatcTCAAGTACGTACGTGTATATAGCAACTCTACATACAAGTGTATCTatcatcttgttttttaaatccaaGCTTACGATCGTTGCTGACAACTACTTGATTCTCAccactaattaatttataaattattattttaacctaATATATAGAGATGGGCTTGATATGATAGTTAAAACTATAAGCATCTCTGtgtcaatttaatgttttctcCAGGCCCCAAAGTGGACGAAAATTGAAGCATGCACACCCGCAAAGTTCATATGTacgtcttgttttttttattacaacaaAAGAGGTCtggattcaattattttattttattttatttgggggggggggtaaatactaaattaatatCGACCACCTAGAGATGTATTTAATATTCTAATTAACGCATATAGGTAGAGATCACTGTATATGTTGAGGAATGGTTTGTTGAGAGTTTCTTGTAGAATATGCTCTAGCTGCTGTTTCCATatgatcatatatataaattaattgattcaaaTAACTATATATCACATAACATCAACAAGAATTTCTCaataatataaagaataaaattaaaatcaaagcaTGGTAGATAGAATTACTATACTTACGAATAATAGTATCCCTACAAAACCAATGTTTCAAAATTccaaataattatgattataatgTAAAGATTTGGGTTTTACTCATGACTTTGGTCAGATTTAACTGATTTTTTATAGCTGAATTACATGAATATAATCATTTTTCTTTCGTCACCAGTGACTGACCTAATTTGGGTTTGTAAATTTTATGCAAGCAAACACAGAGTGACAGGGAATCCCCATCGGGAATTACTCCGAACAGGTCCAAATTACCATGAGCCGAAGATCTCAGTCAGGCAGTGCCATTTTTCTATATATGTGCCTCTCTGGCCTTGTTTCGTATACTTCTTCTGCCTGTACACATGGATCAGATTggcaatattaaaaatataatattaaataaaaatgaaaagcatctcatataattttgttaagaaaatatGTATCTCAAATGAATTATAAACTAGGCTGCCAGCTATatgattttctttaataaaaaaacaagttttccaATTTTGATTGTTGGAAAGAAGATGGCCATGCTCCGGATATCTATTTCTAGGAATGTCTTTTCTAGTGAACTGTAAAGGTCAAAAGGCGTGGCACCTCCTCACAATTCTCTCTcgcatttaaacaaaaattaatctttttgaaCAATCACTTcgttttaattcttattttaagAATGTGATTTGCTGTCCACacaaaaggatatatatatatatatattgtatgttTATTGCCaagaataatattaaagaatgttTATATAGTGTGTTTGATAAtgtagtataaatatttttataagaaaaatttaaatgttttataacgttttcaatttttatcatatttgaaaacattaaaaataatttaatttattattttttcaattcaaatgtaTTTTGATAAATACTTTGAAATCTATTTTAGAATCATTATTAAATAAAGCTCTAGTGTATGTCTAGTATTACGGTAGATtttgtgattattattttttaaaaaatagattttaaaaaaaaaagttatatatagcTAGATTTTTACTACCATATGAgataaacaatattaaaagtTACGGTGATGACATGAAGTCATGGTAGTTAAACCAACACTTGGAACCATTCCTTTTAAGGACATTGATAAATGTTGGCAGTTTGAGAAAAAAACTGTAGCaggaaatttaatatattttgagaaGGGCAAGGAATTAAGTAAATGGCCCTTTTCATGACTTGAAACAGACACTTGAGTATGACATCGCTATGAACCTCTAAAGTCTTGTTTGGGACTTTGGTTGACTATTGTTTATGACCTGAAGAAACCACTTTAATCATACATAGGACAACACAAACAAATTTTCTACCACCCAGAATTTTCTACTAATGATTAATGCCATTCACATGAAGAGTTCTTGTTttggcaataaaaaaatgtataaatcaCAGCCTCATGAGGTGCGGATTGAGAGGTTATGAGGTAGGTTGGACTTAGGGTTGCTAATTTGACTGCTTTTTGCTCACgggtctttgtatttttttttactccctTCTTTTACTCTAGTAAGCTGTGCCCAAGGCGCTTCAAAGATGTATGCAAAGTCTTGAAGAGAAGATCATATGTCTATGATTGTGTTTTCGTCCTTTGAAAACCCAATAAAGGGCTATGTCTTTGAATTTGTAGACTGACCCTCCTTGGGATAGCCTCCCGAATCTCAACCATTTCATGAAATATTAACTAAGTCCATTCTTCCTCTACCAAACTTCGAAGCCTAAGCTTTGAGAATGGTCACACACATAGTGATGGGTATTAATAACACTATCCTTTCCATACCAAACTTTCATCCTCACTCGACCATGGACCATGGACCATGGACCATGGAAGGGGTATCCAGCAAATATCAAACTTGAACAGTTGGCACAAGGATTTATTTAGGCTACCAACTTTATATCCGGTAAAACTAATATCAGCTTTCTAGTAGTGACCATAGTTGTAAAATCTTGTCTAGGTTTAAGATCTAAATCATAGGtacgattaaaaaaaataaatttaaacaagtAATCATCTCATCTTGATCTTGACTAGGTTTCTAGTAATGACTAGGGGTGTTtgaccttt
Coding sequences within it:
- the LOC118034768 gene encoding uncharacterized protein gives rise to the protein MGRAPCCDKANVKKGPWSPEEDSKLKEYIEKYGTGGNWIALPQKAGLKRCGKSCRLRWLNYLRPNIKHGEFSDEEDRVICSLFANIGSRWSIIAAQLPGRTDNDIKNYWNTKLKKKLMAMAPQSQRKTPPFPSSDQTDPPLPSHSLLSIYKDSGDSFSYYSQNKSFTGFDPISQIPSSFLSNNSVSFATNSLLFQPTSQEGLFSPMQYYHPAVKDNFLVFGSEASCSSNSDGSCGQISYGRYEIKQEDMGFHSLMSNNGYENYQNQKFMLSYGNHGVENLNQWVEKPNGNTGETPSDYDIVEDVKQLISSSSNNNINPCNDSLLIDENKTQEKVMYYY